One window of Cataglyphis hispanica isolate Lineage 1 chromosome 12, ULB_Chis1_1.0, whole genome shotgun sequence genomic DNA carries:
- the LOC126853672 gene encoding dipeptidase 1-like, whose protein sequence is MFELYGVGKDGMVYRSPPPRRKEVDILETCLQLSSPELMRKLPNGDTLHHIKDTSVSTSFNKAKEPLRESRRSVVRRWVVMTGFFFLGCALVAGVGLPLALELRSSHLLEARLQVVRRMLSEIPLIDGHNDFAWNLRKHSGSTKLGNFPFDENLSRNASWGPQWQTDLIRLEQGIVGAQFWSAYVPCEAQFLDAVQLTLEQIDIVRRLTSRYPKRIKLVTTSGELEKAHRDRVIASLVGIEGGHSIGTSMAVLRSFHRLGARYMTLTHKCNTPWADSSSVDDPNSDAPSDFHSDGLSAFGKAIVRELNRLGMLVDLSHVSVRTMRDALAVTKAPVIFSHSAAKALCNSSSNVPDDVLRNLSLNGGLVMVSFDSAHLSCSDKASMYDIIAHINHIRRTAGVNHVGLGAGYDGILRPPTELPDVSGYPLLLAELTRDRRWSATDIKKLVGGNLLRVLKEVENHAATLSHQFPAEEWIPQELIDESAYCRYPDA, encoded by the exons ATGTTCGAGCTTTATGGTGTCGGTAAGGATGGCATGGTTTATCGGTCTCCGCCCCCAAGAAGAAAAGAAGTCGACATTCTGGAA ACTTGCTTGCAACTCTCCTCACCAGAACTTATGAGAAAATTGCCCAACGGCGATACACTTCACCACATCAAGGACACGAGTGTTTCGACTTCCTTCAACAAAGCTAAAGAACCGCTAAGAGAGAGTA GACGAAGTGTTGTAAGAAGATGGGTAGTAATGACTGGATTCTTTTTCCTCGGATGTGCCTTAGTGGCTGGAGTAGGTCTGCCTCTCGCTTTAGAACTTCGAAGCTCTCATTTGTTGGAAGCCAGACTGCAGGTAGTCCGAAGAATGCTGTCAGAGATTCCTTTGATTGATGG GCATAACGATTTTGCTTGGAATTTGCGGAAGCACAGCGGTAGCACGAAGCTAGGTAACTTCCCCTTCGACGAGAATCTGTCACGTAACGCCAGCTGGGGTCCGCAGTGGCAGACCGATCTGATCCGTTTAGAACAGGGGATCGTTGGCGCGCAATTCTGGTCGGCCTATGTGCCATGCGAGGCGCAATTCCTTGATGCCGTACAACTCACCCTCGAGCAGATCGACATCGTGCGCAGACTCACGTCGCGCTATCCCAAGCGGATCAAGCTGGTGACGACGAGCGGCGAGTTGGAGAAAGCGCATCGAGACAGAGTGATCGCCAGCCTGGTAGGGATAGAGGGTGGTCACAGTATCGGCACTTCCATGGCGGTGCTGAGGAGCTTCCACCGGTTGGGCGCACGCTACATGACCCTGACCCATAAGTGCAACACGCCATG GGCGGACTCAAGTTCCGTTGATGATCCAAACTCGGACGCACCCTCTGATTTCCACAGCGACGGCCTCTCGGCATTTGGTAAAGCAATTGTTCGAGAACTGAATCGACTCGGTATGCTCGTGGACCTCTCACACGTCTCGGTAAGAACGATGAGGGACGCTCTCGCGGTGACAAAGGCGCCCGTCATATTCTCGCATAGTGCCGCCAAAGCACTCTGCAATTCTTCGAGCAACGTCCCGGACGATGTACTACGGAATTTG TCTCTCAACGGTGGTCTGGTTATGGTCAGTTTCGATAGCGCGCATTTGAGCTGCAGCGATAAAGCTTCTATGTATGATATCATAG ctcACATCAATCATATAAGACGAACAGCTGGCGTGAATCATGTGGGTCTCGGTGCTGGTTACGATGGGATATTGAG ACCACCAACGGAATTGCCGGACGTTTCCGGTTACCCCTTGCTGCTGGCCGAACTGACTAGAGATCGTAGATGGTCCGCGACGGATATAAAGAAACTGGTGGGTGGAAATTTGTTACGCGTCCTCAAGGAAGTGGAGAATCATGCAGCGACTCTTTCGCACCAGTTTCCGGCGGAGGAGTGGATTCCTCAGGAACTCATCGATGAGAGCGCTTATTGCAGATATCCCGACGCGTAA
- the LOC126853655 gene encoding uncharacterized protein LOC126853655 isoform X2: MRRRADGQVQQWIDSIPLPTKLDVTNECQERNSNKQLIPTEPKDIQFPKDSKIPSMTVSAPSNVPNSSAMNIPVLPSSLPHHRLARDASFQSDSSHCSSVESLLELRRADPTAILLDLGFGGSSNNSRENDPISRIPKRFLQPSSLQGIAIDEFLKQQQETSESFDSVSLGYRGLTGSPYVAPSEIVQKIMERLRENENHEVDTNSYYCEQYSPLYQNSGRLSVLSPDNRQFLEQPRSKSPDMRNKRMIIGQKSFAFGCDGNLIEIPSNDTNLASINTIDSNNSLLDDSKSIELKQSSLEESITLEHRYFSKNDKKLVKQLSFDDTVDFLETDQLLKDNREMANSLNIAQNGINVDNNEQKNNVFETSPKKPGEHEFVDVRRASDGSCDTKFLKNKVFIGRRFSDGAMPTIESQSTGCTLMQKRRSFKRQSRVCDTINCCESIRSNVSNAIFEYNIDNEEEISSDITKSTHQVNMLKPFESTEAEKLELKIDMESSFREPNCMSSLSKNNETIDKMKRFETTEESSASGNHSCMEDNQVRYCKGKVCIDCKHDKNCPDCCHVDKRKYWKKMKKIMRENKKLEDMLAKSRREVAEIRDILSSVLSVRMEPGF; encoded by the exons ATGAGACGGCGTGCTGATGGACAAGTTCAACAATGGATTGATTCAATACCATTGCCTACAAAATTGGATGTTACAAACGAATGCCAAGAACGTAATtcgaataaacaattaataccAACAGAGCCTAAAGACATTCAATTTCCTAAGGATTCAAAGATTCCAAGCATGACTGTATCGGCGCCTAGTAATGTTCCTAATTCATCAGCAATGAATATACCAGTACTTCCAAg TTCGCTTCCTCATCATAGACTAGCACGAGACGCGAGCTTTCAATCAGACAGCAGTCACTGTAGTAGTGTCGAAAGTTTACTAGAATTACGAAGAGCGGATCCGACAGCAATTTTGCTCGATCTTGGTTTCGGTGGTAGCTCAAACAATTCGCGAGAAAACGATCCAATTTCTCGCATTCCTAAGAGGTTCCTTCAGCCATCATCGTTACAAGGCATTGCTATAGACGAGTTTCTTAAGCAACAACAAGAGACTAGTGAATCTTTTGATTCGGTATCTTTAGGATATAGAGGCCTAACag gaTCGCCATATGTAGCTCCATCAGaaattgtgcaaaaaattatggaaCGTTTGCGGGAAAATGAAAACCATGAAGTGGAtacaaattcatattattgtgAGCAGTACAGTCCCTTATATCAAAATTCAGGAAGACTTTCTGTGCTTTCTCCTGACAACAGGCAGTTTTTAGAACAACCACGTTCTAAAAGTCCTGATATGCGCAACAAACGTATGATTatag GACAAAAATCATTTGCTTTTGGATGCGATGgaaatttaatcgaaatacCTTCCAATGATACAAATCTTGCGTCCATTAATACAATAGATagtaataatagtttattGGATGATAGTAAATCCATAGAATTAAAGCAATCATCTTTAGAAGAAAGTATAACACTCGAACATAGGTATTTTTCGAAGAATGATAAGAAACTAGTGAAACAATTGTCATTTGATGATACTGTCGATTTTCTTGAAACTGACCAATTATTAAAAGACAATCGGGAAATGGCGAATAGCTTAAATATTGCTCAAAATGGCATAAATGTAGATAATAATGAGCAGAAGAATAATGTATTCGAAACAAGTCCCAAAAAACCTGGGGAACATGAATTTGTTGATGTTCGAAGGGCTAGCGACGGGTCGTGCgatactaaatttttaaaaaataaagtatttatcgGACGAAGATTTAGCGATGGCGCAATGCCCACTATTGAAAGCCAAAGTACGGGATGCACGTTAATGCAGAAGAGAAGAAGTTTTAAAAGACAGTCTAGAGTTTGTGATACAATCAATTGTTGTGAATCTATTAGGTCTAACGTATCAAATgcgatatttgaatataacatCGACAATGAAGAGGAAATATCTAGTGACATAACTAAAAGCACACACCAAGTAAATATGCTGAAACCATTTGAGTCAACCGAAGCTGAAAAGCTAGAACTAAAAATAGATATGGAATCTTCGTTTAGAGAACCTAATTGTATGTCttcattatcaaaaaataacgaAACTATCGATAAAATGAAACGCTTTGAAACTACAGAAGAAAGCTCAGCATCGGGTAATCATTCTTGTATGGAAGATAATCAAGTTCGTTATTGCAAAGGTAAAGTTTGTATAGATTGTAAGCATGATAAGAATTGTCCAGATTGTTGTCATGTCGACAAACGAAAATATtggaagaaaatgaaaaagattatgcgagaaaataaaaaattagaggaTATGTTAGCAAAAAGTAGGAGAGAAGTAGCAGAAATTCGTGATATACTAAGTAGCGTTTTATCGGTCAGAATGGAACCGGGATTTTAA
- the LOC126853727 gene encoding nucleolin-like, whose amino-acid sequence MKKIKDVSDEDDYEVDDPDDPEVEGASEEEWAPEPGAESGTKIRPQRETAKKRQHSEEEDEEEEDEDEEEDEDEDEESDSDTGKKPKKKRRSKKEDDDKEDEDDEDSDDNSFNESGETPKDYTSGSFVLAKADLASNKNKTSSKGKSDVESSPYPTLWRIDGKALLQKFLPFEEDGKVLYKSTTTYSGWQLSNKDNYLAVQVSFKVQSRQETIVELHFDPTQQQEVVKDDKED is encoded by the exons ATGAAGAAGATCAAGGACGTCTCGGACGAGGACGATTACGAGGTGGACGATCCGGACGATCCGGAGGTCGAGGGCGCCTCCGAAGAGGAATGGGCCCCCGAGCCTGGAGCGGAG AGTGGTACTAAAATAAGGCCACAAAGGGAAACAGCAAAAAAACGACAGCATTCTGAAgaagaagatgaagaagaagaggatgaGGATGAAGAAGAAGACGAGGATGAAGATGAGGAATCTGATTCTGATACAGGGAAAAaaccaaaaaagaaaaggcGTTCTAAGAAAGAGGATGATGATAAGGAGGACGAGGACGATGAGGATTCTGACGATAACAGTTTTAATGAATCAGGAGAAACTCCAAAAGATTACACA tctGGTTCATTTGTTCTTGCAAAAGCTGACCTcgcatctaataaaaataaaacatctaGTAAGGGTAAATCTGATGTAGAATCAAGCCCTTATCCTACATTGTGGAGGATAGATGGAAAGGCACTACTCCAAAAGTTTTTACCTTTTGAGGAAGATGGAAAAGTACTGTACAAAAGCACAACGACA taTTCTGGATGGCAACTTAGTAATAAAGACAATTACTTAGCAGTCCAGGTGTCGTTTAAAGTGCAAAGTAGACAAGAGACAATTGTTGAACTTCATTTTGATCCAACGCAACAACAAGAAGTTGTAaa gGATGATAAAGAAGATTAA
- the LOC126853655 gene encoding uncharacterized protein LOC126853655 isoform X1, whose translation MRASIQLLFTIFYLHAIRQDMDPENVGKETFLKVTNWLREVWEMRRRADGQVQQWIDSIPLPTKLDVTNECQERNSNKQLIPTEPKDIQFPKDSKIPSMTVSAPSNVPNSSAMNIPVLPSSLPHHRLARDASFQSDSSHCSSVESLLELRRADPTAILLDLGFGGSSNNSRENDPISRIPKRFLQPSSLQGIAIDEFLKQQQETSESFDSVSLGYRGLTGSPYVAPSEIVQKIMERLRENENHEVDTNSYYCEQYSPLYQNSGRLSVLSPDNRQFLEQPRSKSPDMRNKRMIIGQKSFAFGCDGNLIEIPSNDTNLASINTIDSNNSLLDDSKSIELKQSSLEESITLEHRYFSKNDKKLVKQLSFDDTVDFLETDQLLKDNREMANSLNIAQNGINVDNNEQKNNVFETSPKKPGEHEFVDVRRASDGSCDTKFLKNKVFIGRRFSDGAMPTIESQSTGCTLMQKRRSFKRQSRVCDTINCCESIRSNVSNAIFEYNIDNEEEISSDITKSTHQVNMLKPFESTEAEKLELKIDMESSFREPNCMSSLSKNNETIDKMKRFETTEESSASGNHSCMEDNQVRYCKGKVCIDCKHDKNCPDCCHVDKRKYWKKMKKIMRENKKLEDMLAKSRREVAEIRDILSSVLSVRMEPGF comes from the exons ATGCGTGCGAGCATACAGCTCCTTTTTACGATATTCTATCTTCATGCTATCCGACAGGACATGGATCCag aaaatgtggGCAAGGAAACTTTTCTAAAAGTGACAAATTGGTTACGTGAAGTTTGGGAAATGAGACGGCGTGCTGATGGACAAGTTCAACAATGGATTGATTCAATACCATTGCCTACAAAATTGGATGTTACAAACGAATGCCAAGAACGTAATtcgaataaacaattaataccAACAGAGCCTAAAGACATTCAATTTCCTAAGGATTCAAAGATTCCAAGCATGACTGTATCGGCGCCTAGTAATGTTCCTAATTCATCAGCAATGAATATACCAGTACTTCCAAg TTCGCTTCCTCATCATAGACTAGCACGAGACGCGAGCTTTCAATCAGACAGCAGTCACTGTAGTAGTGTCGAAAGTTTACTAGAATTACGAAGAGCGGATCCGACAGCAATTTTGCTCGATCTTGGTTTCGGTGGTAGCTCAAACAATTCGCGAGAAAACGATCCAATTTCTCGCATTCCTAAGAGGTTCCTTCAGCCATCATCGTTACAAGGCATTGCTATAGACGAGTTTCTTAAGCAACAACAAGAGACTAGTGAATCTTTTGATTCGGTATCTTTAGGATATAGAGGCCTAACag gaTCGCCATATGTAGCTCCATCAGaaattgtgcaaaaaattatggaaCGTTTGCGGGAAAATGAAAACCATGAAGTGGAtacaaattcatattattgtgAGCAGTACAGTCCCTTATATCAAAATTCAGGAAGACTTTCTGTGCTTTCTCCTGACAACAGGCAGTTTTTAGAACAACCACGTTCTAAAAGTCCTGATATGCGCAACAAACGTATGATTatag GACAAAAATCATTTGCTTTTGGATGCGATGgaaatttaatcgaaatacCTTCCAATGATACAAATCTTGCGTCCATTAATACAATAGATagtaataatagtttattGGATGATAGTAAATCCATAGAATTAAAGCAATCATCTTTAGAAGAAAGTATAACACTCGAACATAGGTATTTTTCGAAGAATGATAAGAAACTAGTGAAACAATTGTCATTTGATGATACTGTCGATTTTCTTGAAACTGACCAATTATTAAAAGACAATCGGGAAATGGCGAATAGCTTAAATATTGCTCAAAATGGCATAAATGTAGATAATAATGAGCAGAAGAATAATGTATTCGAAACAAGTCCCAAAAAACCTGGGGAACATGAATTTGTTGATGTTCGAAGGGCTAGCGACGGGTCGTGCgatactaaatttttaaaaaataaagtatttatcgGACGAAGATTTAGCGATGGCGCAATGCCCACTATTGAAAGCCAAAGTACGGGATGCACGTTAATGCAGAAGAGAAGAAGTTTTAAAAGACAGTCTAGAGTTTGTGATACAATCAATTGTTGTGAATCTATTAGGTCTAACGTATCAAATgcgatatttgaatataacatCGACAATGAAGAGGAAATATCTAGTGACATAACTAAAAGCACACACCAAGTAAATATGCTGAAACCATTTGAGTCAACCGAAGCTGAAAAGCTAGAACTAAAAATAGATATGGAATCTTCGTTTAGAGAACCTAATTGTATGTCttcattatcaaaaaataacgaAACTATCGATAAAATGAAACGCTTTGAAACTACAGAAGAAAGCTCAGCATCGGGTAATCATTCTTGTATGGAAGATAATCAAGTTCGTTATTGCAAAGGTAAAGTTTGTATAGATTGTAAGCATGATAAGAATTGTCCAGATTGTTGTCATGTCGACAAACGAAAATATtggaagaaaatgaaaaagattatgcgagaaaataaaaaattagaggaTATGTTAGCAAAAAGTAGGAGAGAAGTAGCAGAAATTCGTGATATACTAAGTAGCGTTTTATCGGTCAGAATGGAACCGGGATTTTAA